In a genomic window of Erigeron canadensis isolate Cc75 chromosome 5, C_canadensis_v1, whole genome shotgun sequence:
- the LOC122600922 gene encoding bifunctional pinoresinol-lariciresinol reductase-like — protein sequence MGLKSKVLIIGGTGYLGKRLVKASLEQGHETYVLRRPEIGVDIEKIQMLLSFKKQGAHLVIGSFNDHRSLVEAVKQVDVVICAISGVHIRSHQILLQLKLVDAIKEAGNIKRFFPSEFGTDPARMADALEPGRVTFDDKMVVRKAIEGAGIPFTYVSANCFAGYMVGGLCQPGHILPSTDSVVFLGDGNKKSIFVDEDDIATYTIRMIDDPRTCNKTVYIRPSQNILSQREVVQIWEKLIGKQLEKTYLSEQDFLNIMKGQAYVEQVGLTHYYHVYYQGCLASFDIGEDEEEASTLYPDIKYTKVEDYLTQYL from the exons ATGGGGTTGAAGAGCAAAGTTTTGATCATTGGTGGTACAGGATACTTAGGTAAGAGACTAGTGAAGGCCAGTTTAGAACAAGGCCATGAAACATATGTGCTTCGACGACCAGAAATCGGCGTAGACATTGAAAAAATCCAGATGTTACTTTCCTTCAAGAAGCAGGGAGCTCATCTTGTCATTGGTTCATTTAACGATCATCGTAGCCTTGTTGAAGCCGTGAAGCAAGTCGATGtagtgatatgtgcaatttctGGTGTTCATATCCGTAGCCATCAAATACTTCTTCAACTCAAACTTGTTGATGCCATAAAAGAAGCTGGAAACATCaag AGGTTTTTTCCATCCGAGTTTGGTACCGATCCTGCAAGAATGGCAGATGCATTGGAACCAGGGAGAGTGACCTTTGATGACAAGATGGTGGTGCGAAAAGCTATCGAAGGTGCAGGGATTCCCTTCACCTATGTATCCGCAAATTGCTTTGCGGGTTACATGGTTGGAGGGTTGTGCCAACCAGGCCACATTCTTCCTTCTACGGACTCTGTTGTCTTCCTTGGAGACGGCAATAAGAAAT CAATATTTGTGGATGAAGATGACATAGCTACTTATACCATAAGAATGATAGATGATCCACGAACTTGTAACAAGACTGTCTACATCAGGCCTTCTCAAAACATCCTTTCTCAGAGAGAAGTTGTGCAAATTTGGGAAAAGCTCATTGGGAAACAACTCGAAAAAACATACCTATCCGAGCAAGACTTTCTCAATATCATGAAAG GTCAAGCGTATGTGGAGCAGGTTGGGTTGACACATTACTACCATGTCTACTACCAAGGTTGTCTTGCGAGTTTTGAtattggagaagatgaagaggaGGCTTCTACTCTTTACCCAGATATCAAATACACCAAAGTGGAAGACTACCTTACACAGTATCTTTAA
- the LOC122600149 gene encoding DNA-damage-repair/toleration protein DRT111, chloroplastic codes for MLGGLYGDLPPPSSSATTTTTDDDPKPTSSNNVWSSSVKMAPPTLRKPTSVKPITQNMMIKNKPKIINPSSDVVTNKNPSLQQPAGAFVGSVAEEYDPARPNDYEEYKRERKRQAAEAEIKREAEKRRKEREKERERERKEGNSSNLDLDVNISGEEAWKRRAAMSSNGGGGGEDVGGFSIEKSESVGLGVGAGGQMTAAQRMMAKMGWKAGQGLGKQEQGITTPLVAKKTDRRAGVIVNATEQKQAVEKKVKGVSINGEPTRVVLLRNMVGPGEVDDDLETEVAEECAKYGTVTRVLIFEITEPNFPVDEAVRIFVQFERSEQATKALVDLEGRFFGGRVVRATFYDEDRFNTNELAPMPGEVPGFI; via the exons atgcttGGTGGATTATATGGGGATCTCCCTCCGCCATCATCATCGgcgacaacaacaacaacagacGATGATCCAAAACCAACATCATCGAATAATGTCTGGTCATCAAGTGTGAAAATGGCACCACCGACACTAAGAAAACCCACATCAGTCAAACCAATAACACAAAACATGATGATTAAAAACAAGCCCAAAATCATTAATCCATCCTCAGATGTTGTAACAAACAAAAACCCATCTTTGCAGCAACCTGCAGGTGCATTTGTGGGGTCTGTTGCAGAGGAATATGACCCGGCTAGGCCGAATGATTACGAAGAATACAAAAGGGAAAGGAAAAGACAGGCGGCTGAGGCCGAGATTAAGCGAGAAGCGGAAAAACGGCGAAAAGAGAGGGAGAAGGAAAGAGAAAGGGAAAGGAAAGAGGGTAATAGTAGTAATTTGGATTTGGATGTTAATATTTCGGGTGAAGAAGCGTGGAAAAGACGCGCGGCGATGAGTTCGaatggaggaggaggaggagaggATGTAGGAGGGTTTAGTATTGAGAAGTCGGAAAGCGTTGGGTTGGGAGTTGGGGCAGGTGGGCAGATGACTGCGGCGCAGAGAATGATGGCGAAAATGGGGTGGAAGGCAGGGCAGGGGTTAGGGAAACAAGAACAGGGGATCACGACTCCGTTAGTGGCTAAGAAAACGGATAGGAGAGCCGGGGTTATTGTGAATGCAACCGAGCAAAAGCAGGCGGTGGAAAAGAAGGTGAAAGGTGTTAGTATTAATGGGGAGCCTACTCGTGTTGTGCTTCTTCGGAATATG gTGGGTCCTGGCGAGGTAGATGATGATTTAGAAACTGAAGTAGCTGAGGAATGTGCGAAATACGGGACAGTCACGAGGGTCTTGATATTTGAAATAACTGAGCCTAATTTTCCAGTTGATGAAGCGGTTAGAATCTTTGTGCAGTTTGAGAGATCTGAGCAAGCAACAAAAGCCCTTGTTGATCTTGAAGGTCGGTTTTTTGGGGGTAGGGTTGTACGTGCTACTTTTTATGACGAAGATAGGTTCAATACCAATGAGTTGGCTCCAATGCCAGGGGAAGTCCCGGGTTTTATTTAG